The following proteins are encoded in a genomic region of Stigmatopora nigra isolate UIUO_SnigA chromosome 3, RoL_Snig_1.1, whole genome shotgun sequence:
- the fes gene encoding tyrosine-protein kinase Fes/Fps isoform X2 → MGFGDDLNSPRADVAVLKLLDSEIHMMELMKKWMGQRAKSERDFATQLHHMAALVDKQPAGGNDHFSQLNKSWGTLVSQTDLLSQLMRRRSEELLNGPVSKLTLLIRGKRQLRKTFAEHWSFLRQELGKVTQTEPDRLKSSYRQAARDVTQAKKKFQEASKDKERDRAKERCLKATVKLHESHNDYVLSVGGARVYQQQNYAHIQPDVLNALQALQQEMVLIVKEILQEYFYISSMLHQEVVHIHREMSTAITSIDPLTEYDGFIHHNRSAGESFACMEFDCSLLENTENLKPQEVQLNDLTLKPLENRLSAVEEDLLCVSHSLIPQQVSVEQLELELEAEDVEGRKGQRVYQLTKKLALEECRQQVALLQGRRLKMEVQRLILKTTLEELGSREPPPALVLEKDTQSLLANSSNADRPLAQQDWYHGAVPRLEVNQLLQCDGDFLVRTSLGKQGHVLSVHWDGSCKHFLIQNTNNEYRLDGESYHSIPQLIHHLLSSRQHITRKCHIELRKPVLKDKWVLEHEGVLLGDIIGRGNFGEVYRGTLRFNNTPVAVKACKENLATELRSKFLMEARILKQYDHPNIVKLIGVCTQKEPIYIIMELVEGGDLLSFLHQDGPNQTPKILVRMTENVAAGMEYLEKRKCIHRDLAARNCLVTDRGVVKISDFGMSRQQDDGVYSAEGSLRQIPIKWTAPEALNYGRYTTESDVWSFGVLLWEVFSMGMAPYSSMNNQQAREEVDKGYRMPAPRDCPLEVSMLMSSCWQHEPQNRPSFHKLRLALYDIWKNKT, encoded by the exons ATGGGCTTCGGAGATGACTTGAACTCCCCACGTGCTGACGTGGCGGTTCTCAAGCTGCTGGACTCTGAGATTCACATGATGGAGCTCATGAAGAAGTGGATGGGGCAGAGGGCGAAGAGTGAGAGGGACTTTGCCACTCAGCTGCACCACATGGCCGCCCTGGTGGACAAGCAGCCTGCGGGTGGAAACGACCACTTCAGCCAGCTCAACAAG TCTTGGGGTACTTTGGTGTCTCAGACCGACCTTCTGAGCCAGTTGATGAGAAGACGTTCTGAAGAGCTGCTGAACGGACCCGTCAGCAAACTGACGCTGCTCATCCGAGGTAAACGGCAACTCCGCAAAACCTTCGCGGAGCACTGGAGCTTCCTGAGGCAAGAACTCGGCAAG GTGACCCAGACAGAGCCAGATAGGCTCAAGAGCAGCTACAGGCAGGCGGCAAGAGACGTCACTCAGGCAAAGAAGAAGTTCCAGGAAGCCAGTAAAG ATAAAGAGCGCGACCGGGCAAAAGAGCGTTGCCTCAAGGCCACCGTGAAACTCCACGAGTCGCACAACGACTATGTGCTGAGTGTCGGTGGCGCTCGAGTCTACCAGCAGCAAAACTACGCTCACATCCAGCCTGATGTGCTGAATGCCCTGCAGGCCCTGCAGCAGGAGATGGTGCTCATTGT AAAGGAGATCCTGCAGGAGTATTTTTACATCTCCTCCATGCTTCATCAAGAAGTGGTGCACATCCACCGAGAAATGTCCACCGCTATTACATCCATCGATCCCCTCACGGAGTACGATGGCTTCATTCATCACAACAG GTCTGCGGGGGAGAGTTTTGCTTGTATGGAATTTGATTGCAGTCTTTTGGAGAACACGGAGAACTTAAAACCTCAAGAAGTGCAGCTGAATGACTTAACCCTGAAGCCCCTTGAGAACAG GCTGTCTGCCGTCGAGGAGGATCTGCTGTGCGTGAGCCACTCTCTCATCCCACAGCAGGTTTCAGTAGAACAGCTGGAGCTGGAATTGGAGGCAGAGGATGTAGAAGGCAGGAAAGGGCAGAG AGTCTACCAGCTGACCAAGAAACTTGCTCTGGAGGAATGTCGGCAGCAGGTGGCGTTACTCCAAGGCAGGAGGCTGAAGATGGAAGTCCAGAGGTTGATTCTAAAGACAACGTTGGAGGAGCTGGGCTCCCGAGAACCTCCTCCTGCTCTTGTGCTGGAAAAAGACACGCAATCCCTTTTGGCCAACAGCTCCAAC GCGGATCGACCTCTGGCGCAACAGGACTGGTACCACGGCGCCGTTCCCAGGCTGGAGGTTAACCAGCTGCTGCAATGCGATGGAGATTTTCTAGTGAGAACCAGTCTGGGGAAGCAGGGCCATGTACTTTCCGTCCACTGGGACGGCTCCTGCAAGCATTTCCTCATTCAGAACACAAAC AACGAGTACCGCCTGGATGGGGAGAGCTACCACAGCATCCCGCAGCTGATCCATCATTTGCTCTCCTCCCGACAGCACATCACCCGAAAATGTCATATAGAGCTGAGGAAACCTGTGCTCAAG GACAAATGGGTCCTGGAACATGAGGGTGTATTATTAGGAGACATCATCGGGCGG GGTAACTTTGGGGAGGTGTACCGTGGGACTCTGCGCTTTAATAACACCCCTGTGGCAGTCAAGGCTTGTAAGGAGAACCTGGCAACGGAACTCAGGAGCAAATTTCTGATGGAGGCCAG GATCCTGAAGCAGTATGATCATCCCAACATTGTCAAGTTGATTGGTGTGTGCACCCAGAAAGAGCCCATTTACATTATAATGGAGCTAGTTGAAG GTGGAGATTTGCTCTCATTCTTGCATCAAGATGGTCCCAATCAGACTCCTAAGATCCTGGTCAGGATGACAGAAAATGTTGCAGCCGGcatggagtacctggagaaaagaaAGTGCATTCACAG AGATTTGGCAGCCAGAAACTGTTTGGTGACGGATCGGGGAGTGGTCAAGATCAGTGATTTCGGGATGTCACGACAACAGGATGATGGCGTCTACTCGGCGGAGGGCAGCCTCAGACAGATTCCCATCAAATGGACGGCCCCTGAAGCGCTCAACTATG GACGTTATACCACGGAGAGTGATGTTTGGAGCTTCGGGGTTCTTCTGTGGGAGGTCTTCTCCATGGGAATGGCGCCTTACAGCAGCATGAACAACCAACAGGCCAGAGAGGAGGTAGACAAAG GTTATCGTATGCCAGCTCCACGGGACTGCCCGCTGGAAGTGTCCATGCTTATGAGCAGCTGCTGGCAGCATGAGCCCCAAAATAGACCCTCTTTTCACAAACTTAGATTGGCTCTCTATGACATCTGGAAGAATAAGACTTAg
- the fes gene encoding tyrosine-protein kinase Fes/Fps isoform X1 — MGFGDDLNSPRADVAVLKLLDSEIHMMELMKKWMGQRAKSERDFATQLHHMAALVDKQPAGGNDHFSQLNKSWGTLVSQTDLLSQLMRRRSEELLNGPVSKLTLLIRGKRQLRKTFAEHWSFLRQELGKVTQTEPDRLKSSYRQAARDVTQAKKKFQEASKDKERDRAKERCLKATVKLHESHNDYVLSVGGARVYQQQNYAHIQPDVLNALQALQQEMVLIVKEILQEYFYISSMLHQEVVHIHREMSTAITSIDPLTEYDGFIHHNRSAGESFACMEFDCSLLENTENLKPQEVQLNDLTLKPLENRLSAVEEDLLCVSHSLIPQQVSVEQLELELEAEDVEGRKGQRVYQLTKKLALEECRQQVALLQGRRLKMEVQRLILKTTLEELGSREPPPALVLEKDTQSLLANSSNEADRPLAQQDWYHGAVPRLEVNQLLQCDGDFLVRTSLGKQGHVLSVHWDGSCKHFLIQNTNNEYRLDGESYHSIPQLIHHLLSSRQHITRKCHIELRKPVLKDKWVLEHEGVLLGDIIGRGNFGEVYRGTLRFNNTPVAVKACKENLATELRSKFLMEARILKQYDHPNIVKLIGVCTQKEPIYIIMELVEGGDLLSFLHQDGPNQTPKILVRMTENVAAGMEYLEKRKCIHRDLAARNCLVTDRGVVKISDFGMSRQQDDGVYSAEGSLRQIPIKWTAPEALNYGRYTTESDVWSFGVLLWEVFSMGMAPYSSMNNQQAREEVDKGYRMPAPRDCPLEVSMLMSSCWQHEPQNRPSFHKLRLALYDIWKNKT; from the exons ATGGGCTTCGGAGATGACTTGAACTCCCCACGTGCTGACGTGGCGGTTCTCAAGCTGCTGGACTCTGAGATTCACATGATGGAGCTCATGAAGAAGTGGATGGGGCAGAGGGCGAAGAGTGAGAGGGACTTTGCCACTCAGCTGCACCACATGGCCGCCCTGGTGGACAAGCAGCCTGCGGGTGGAAACGACCACTTCAGCCAGCTCAACAAG TCTTGGGGTACTTTGGTGTCTCAGACCGACCTTCTGAGCCAGTTGATGAGAAGACGTTCTGAAGAGCTGCTGAACGGACCCGTCAGCAAACTGACGCTGCTCATCCGAGGTAAACGGCAACTCCGCAAAACCTTCGCGGAGCACTGGAGCTTCCTGAGGCAAGAACTCGGCAAG GTGACCCAGACAGAGCCAGATAGGCTCAAGAGCAGCTACAGGCAGGCGGCAAGAGACGTCACTCAGGCAAAGAAGAAGTTCCAGGAAGCCAGTAAAG ATAAAGAGCGCGACCGGGCAAAAGAGCGTTGCCTCAAGGCCACCGTGAAACTCCACGAGTCGCACAACGACTATGTGCTGAGTGTCGGTGGCGCTCGAGTCTACCAGCAGCAAAACTACGCTCACATCCAGCCTGATGTGCTGAATGCCCTGCAGGCCCTGCAGCAGGAGATGGTGCTCATTGT AAAGGAGATCCTGCAGGAGTATTTTTACATCTCCTCCATGCTTCATCAAGAAGTGGTGCACATCCACCGAGAAATGTCCACCGCTATTACATCCATCGATCCCCTCACGGAGTACGATGGCTTCATTCATCACAACAG GTCTGCGGGGGAGAGTTTTGCTTGTATGGAATTTGATTGCAGTCTTTTGGAGAACACGGAGAACTTAAAACCTCAAGAAGTGCAGCTGAATGACTTAACCCTGAAGCCCCTTGAGAACAG GCTGTCTGCCGTCGAGGAGGATCTGCTGTGCGTGAGCCACTCTCTCATCCCACAGCAGGTTTCAGTAGAACAGCTGGAGCTGGAATTGGAGGCAGAGGATGTAGAAGGCAGGAAAGGGCAGAG AGTCTACCAGCTGACCAAGAAACTTGCTCTGGAGGAATGTCGGCAGCAGGTGGCGTTACTCCAAGGCAGGAGGCTGAAGATGGAAGTCCAGAGGTTGATTCTAAAGACAACGTTGGAGGAGCTGGGCTCCCGAGAACCTCCTCCTGCTCTTGTGCTGGAAAAAGACACGCAATCCCTTTTGGCCAACAGCTCCAAC GAGGCGGATCGACCTCTGGCGCAACAGGACTGGTACCACGGCGCCGTTCCCAGGCTGGAGGTTAACCAGCTGCTGCAATGCGATGGAGATTTTCTAGTGAGAACCAGTCTGGGGAAGCAGGGCCATGTACTTTCCGTCCACTGGGACGGCTCCTGCAAGCATTTCCTCATTCAGAACACAAAC AACGAGTACCGCCTGGATGGGGAGAGCTACCACAGCATCCCGCAGCTGATCCATCATTTGCTCTCCTCCCGACAGCACATCACCCGAAAATGTCATATAGAGCTGAGGAAACCTGTGCTCAAG GACAAATGGGTCCTGGAACATGAGGGTGTATTATTAGGAGACATCATCGGGCGG GGTAACTTTGGGGAGGTGTACCGTGGGACTCTGCGCTTTAATAACACCCCTGTGGCAGTCAAGGCTTGTAAGGAGAACCTGGCAACGGAACTCAGGAGCAAATTTCTGATGGAGGCCAG GATCCTGAAGCAGTATGATCATCCCAACATTGTCAAGTTGATTGGTGTGTGCACCCAGAAAGAGCCCATTTACATTATAATGGAGCTAGTTGAAG GTGGAGATTTGCTCTCATTCTTGCATCAAGATGGTCCCAATCAGACTCCTAAGATCCTGGTCAGGATGACAGAAAATGTTGCAGCCGGcatggagtacctggagaaaagaaAGTGCATTCACAG AGATTTGGCAGCCAGAAACTGTTTGGTGACGGATCGGGGAGTGGTCAAGATCAGTGATTTCGGGATGTCACGACAACAGGATGATGGCGTCTACTCGGCGGAGGGCAGCCTCAGACAGATTCCCATCAAATGGACGGCCCCTGAAGCGCTCAACTATG GACGTTATACCACGGAGAGTGATGTTTGGAGCTTCGGGGTTCTTCTGTGGGAGGTCTTCTCCATGGGAATGGCGCCTTACAGCAGCATGAACAACCAACAGGCCAGAGAGGAGGTAGACAAAG GTTATCGTATGCCAGCTCCACGGGACTGCCCGCTGGAAGTGTCCATGCTTATGAGCAGCTGCTGGCAGCATGAGCCCCAAAATAGACCCTCTTTTCACAAACTTAGATTGGCTCTCTATGACATCTGGAAGAATAAGACTTAg